The following DNA comes from Papaver somniferum cultivar HN1 chromosome 4, ASM357369v1, whole genome shotgun sequence.
CAACAAATCAATTGCAAGAATCAGGTCAGTTGTCAAGTATATAAAAGGTTCTCCATCTAGGTTGGCTAAGCTTAAGCGCTCAAAATTAGTTGGAATAGAGTCTAAGGTAACATTGATATTAGATGTTAAGACTAGGTGGAACAGCACATTCTTGATGCTACAGGCTGCAGAAGTGTTTGAAAAAGCATTTATTAGGTTAGAAAGGTATGACAAGGAATATCGGCAGTTGTTTTATTACCCAAAACAGAGTGAGAAAGATCTACCTGATgctaatgattttgatattgatgttaatgttggtgaagaagaagaagaatttagtgaagaagaacaagaagaagttgaggtgacagggaagaagaaggcacaaaagaagaagaagaaggtagtaGTGAGGAAACCTGCTCCATGTGAAGAGGACTGGATCTTTGCTAGAGGCCTTCTCAAATGTTTGAAAGTATTCTTTGATGCCACTGTTGCATTTTCAGCCTCGACTAAGGTAACAACAAACACTTTCTTATGGCAATTAGTTATCATATATGAGCAACtagttgagtttagagataatgtagatggagatccttttattgctactatggttggaaaaatgtttaagaagtataacaaatattggggtgattatgcaaagatgaacccTACAATCTTTTTTTCCATGTTGTTAGatcctagagagaaagaaaaaggactaCAATTTGCTCTTGATCTCTTGTATGGGAAGAATTCTTCTAAGGTTGAATCTGTTATGAAGCTTGTTAAGTTGGATTTTAAGATTCtatttgaagaatataaggatgTTTATTCAGTTCATGAGGATTCAAGTAGTTCTATCCAGGGACAAGCCAAAGCAGTGGTAAGTAAACCAGTGACAGGGCCAAGtcgtatgaaagagttgatgtcaaGGAGTAAGAGGTTCAAGAAAAGCCCAAATGATGATGAGGGAAAAACAGAGTTGGATAAATATTTCATTGACGAGTAtgaacaaggtgaaggagaagatgaggaggaggagtttgacttattgggttggtggaagaccaaCAGTACAAAGTATAAGATACTTGGACATATGGCTAAGGACATATTATACATTCTTGTGTCTTCTGTTGCCTCTGAGTCTGCTTTTAGCACAGGAAAGCGAgtcttaagtccttgtagaagctctttatctacaatgacagttgaggcattgctttgcacacaaagctggctaaggaagccaatacaacttgatcttctatctgattacataccagatgatgatgttgaaattgaagaaggtaacatattacattattacttgtgtttggcagtaatagatatagTCTAATGGTTACTAactgatattattatttttttgcagcgttacttggtcctatcaacaatgatgacaccacaagtgctgctgacatggattagaagatcaataTTCAAGGCTACTGCAGCACTGCTAgactgctagttgttcttttatcagattttctcattttcaagacttagtgtgtgtctgtgactactgctacttcttttttaagattttcaagacattgtttgtttggtttgctattaatattgttacttattagttgttgctgtgagatattgaaaaataggtaaaaaaacaggtaaaaaaagtaaaaaacagggCAATAGATTTCTGCTTGTTTTTTTTTCCCCCtgaaatggaaccggaaccggtACCGGTACCGACCGGTCCCGAATGGAACCGGGACCGGTCCATTTTTTTGGTACCGTAGGGTgtaaggtacaggtactcggtctcggcaagaaccgagccgaaccgtaccgtgtgcacccttatccACGGATATCAAATCCGACCGGTAAAAGGCTAGACGATGGGTAGATCTCAAATCCGTCATTTATATGGACTAGACGCGGGTGATACCAAATTCCCATCTACCCATCCGTTTGCTCTTGCCCACCCTACTTTGCACTCGGGCCAGCCGGCCTGGTGACTTGGAAGAGAAACTTCACTAAAACCTTTAAAAACCCCAGTGTGCTCGGCTTTTTTCAAAATTCGAAGTGTTCCactagaaagaagaaaaagaaaactattgTAATCATGGAAATGGAATTGGATACATCAGCACCGAAAACAGAAACAAtcaacgaagaagaattcttcaaAGCTGCTTCAATCTTCAAATCTCTTACTGAAAAACAACTTCAAACAATTCTTTCTCTCCGAAACGAAGATGGTCGTTCATTACTTCATGTCGCAGCTTCTGCTGGACATGTTGAGGTAAGTAACTGCATAATTTACAACTTCATATGAACttatttttgtatgttttttgttttgtattgGGATTTTTAGGGTTCATATGTTTAGGTCATATGGGTAATTTTTTAATTGAGGTGATTCTGTATCTGGAAATAGGTAGTGAAGATATCATCTGCTGCAGATCCATCAGTAAGTGGTGTTaatagtactgatgaagaagggTGGGCACCAATTCATTCTGCTTCTAGTATTGGCAATGCTGAAATTGTGGAAATCTTGCTTAAAGGAGGTGAGAATTTTACTcatattttcattgatttgacaggcattttcccttttctttttgCTCGTGTGATTTGATTTGAGGTGTTGGGATTACAATGATGGATATTGTTTTTGTGCTAAGTTTTCAAAGAATGTGATTCTTTGTGAATACCTATTTGTAAGAAAGATAAAAGATGAGAGAGTCGGGGTTTCTTGAGTTGTCTATATTTACTTTCCTAAAGTTTACTTTTGATTGTTAATTTGGTTAGCATAGTAGAGTTATGGGAGTAAATTCATGTACTACGGTATCTATCCTGGCAGGATTTGTATGTTGTTAATCACCTTATTGCTGTCAAGATATAAGATGTATGTATGATGCGTCTGAGGTTTGATGAAtatattcttatttatatatGAACTTTGTTGGATCATTAACCACATGAATTTGGGCACTGTTCTTGCATCTGATGAGTATCTTGTCTTACAATTTCGCCGCACTCTTCTGTGTTGTACACTTTCAGTGTGCCCATAGAAGTCAGCATGTTTAACCTAGGCTTTATGACCTTTTAATGAACGAAGAAAGTATACAACACTTTCAGGGAAATACAGTGTGAGGTAGTAACAATTAATCGAATGTGTAATGTGATCCATCTGGTGTAAGTTCATATTATGAATGACCTTGTTCATCTGGATCTCTGAGTGGCTATCATTGTCATGTGTGTAAGATAGGCGATTCATAATATTCATATGAAAAAGATAGTGACTGGAAGTAAGTATCAGAATGGTACAAGCTTTCTTTTCTAGTTCTCATGAAGAGATGCTCATTATGTGTGTCGTTGAATAGTTGCTAGTAAGGGTTCATATGGAATAATAGGGTAACAGTTAATAAACTGAAGTGATTATCATAAGATCTGCATGTTGTTTGTTTTATTGCCACCCAAGAGGCAAGAGGTTTGTAATAGATTCCATGACGACAAAGGCAATGACATTACACTTGATGGTGATTGCCTCATCCCATTATCTGCTCTTTCCTTTTTACTGCTTGTGACTTTTGAGTTTCCTTAGCATACAGCGTAATATGGTGATTTTACTTTAGAAATTGACAAGTTCAACCATCAACAGGAGCTGATGTCAACATAAAAAATAATGGTGGTCGTACTGCTCTTCACTATGCTGCAAGCAAGGGATGGTTAAAAGTAGCAGATGTCCTAATTTCTTATCATGCAAAGCTTAACCAAAAGGACAAGGTTTGTAACTTCATACAAGAGTTTCTcacattatattttcttttaggTGTTATTTTTTCCGTTTGATTGTTTTGACTTTTAAGAAGATTTATTAAAAGAACTTAAAAACCAACATAGGAGGAGTCTTTAAAAAGTAAATCAACAGTAATAGCGAGAGGCCTAATTAACCTAGAAGTCACTCTGTTATTACGAGCATACATTGGGGGTCTGCAACCAAATTTCCTAGTGTATTAAAAATGGTTAGATTCCCATATTTCGATGTACTCTAGAATAAATTTGGTGTTCAGCTACATTATGCAACTGCCTTGGGAAAGACATGTTTCCATTGACTGCATCATCAAGAGATTTAGGGTCAGGCATCCACGTGTTTAGGTCCTACATTTCCATTAAAGTGCATACATGTTTAGACCAATTACACATTTTTCTGTATCATGATCACAAGAAGCATCGCTAATAAAATATGTGCGTGTGGTGGTGGTATCCAATGATGGATTATACTACGAGTAGATGTGATGTACTTAAAGATGATTTATGCCCTGATCTATGGTTCAATATGAGTTTAGGCATTGTTCGTTTCTCCTATCTTGTTTTATTTTATCTAATTTGGACGTGcatgtggtttttttttttaaaggttgGCTGCACGCCGTTGCATCGAGCAGCAAGCACAGGAAATTCGAATGTGTGTGAGCTCTTAATTGAAGAAGGTGCCGATATTGATGCGGTTGATAGGGCAGGCCAAACACCTCTTATGACAGCAGTCATATGTGAGAACAAAGAGGTAAAGCTAACCTACTTTCTATTTAAGAAAAGCTTATTTTGGAAAGCTATGTTAGCCTTGTTTTCATCCACAATATTTCTTAAAAGTAGAAATGTTTTTTCTTGGACACTAACCTTTTCAAGTAGGAACCTTCAAAGTGAAAAGATGACcagtaaaaaagaaaaggaaacatcatttttttttcaccATTAACATTTCATTTCCTTGATAACAGGTAGCTTTTCTCCTGATAAGGCATGAAGCCGATTTTGACATCGAAGACAAAGAGGGATATACCGTGCTTGGTCGAGCTTCAGATGATTTCAGACCACTACTAATTGATACTGCCAAAGCCTTCAATGAAGTTGAAGGTTAAAACTGTACATTAGTGGATGGAATTAGAAGTAATGTGTTTTTGTTTGTCAAGAAAATTTTAAGAACTTGAAaaattttaagaactcttcagtaACTTTCTTGTGTTGTTAATTTCTTACTTCAAAAACTGTATGTATATATGCAGTCCAGATATTtcccttttcctaaaaaaaaaaagaaaagaatttgtTGGTACCACTGTTGTCCAATAGGGTTGTAGCACATCAGCAGTCTTAAACTTAACTGCGTCCAAGCATCTTGCTATTATCCCTGGCACTATAAATTTGTTTGTTTCTTCTCTCTCCATTGTTGGTTGAGAGAGAGACTTGCACCATGGTTTCCTCTTGTTGTATTGGATTCACTAACTCTATCTCTCCTCTATCATCAACCTTTACAATCTCTAGTAAAATCACAAACTCACAGAAAAATCCCAGCATTGCAGCTGTTGCTCAGAAGCCCAATTCTGTTCTGGGTTCTAAGTGGACTtctacttcttcatcatcttcggatTTTCGAGGTCTTCTTACTGTGGTTCCTTTAGCTGCTTCAATGGCAGTTCTTTTTTGGACAAATCCAGGTAAACCCATCTCCGACCTTCATTTCGAGTTTCAATTTTCGAAGTCATTTGTGAATAAGTATATTCCGATTTTTCTTTGTGATTGAGTATTTTTTTATTCTGTAACTATTTATGATGCAGTTAATGCTGGAATTCTATCTGGGTTCTCTGGGTTAGAATCAGTCCCAGGTCCCGAGCTACCTCAAATCGATTTTCTCAATCGTTTCAATGGtttgaattttgttttcttaatcCTATTTTGACATATTATTAAGAGCTTAATAAACCTCTAAATGCCGCATAACACGTTCTCGTACCCAAGTTTTGTTGAGTTTTATTTTACATTTCTATTTTGCAGaagaaaatcagaaaaagtaTGCTGCAAACGACGAACGATTCAAGTCGTCTGACGTACTGAAGGAGTATCTagagaaatcaaaattaaacaaagaGAAGTAAATTATAGATATTGCAGTcaatttttctttattaaaacgTGAATATAAGAAATTTAGTAACGTGCTGAGACACTACACTAAGCTTGAAAACTTCAAAAGGCTCCGAAAAATATTTGAActttttaattgtattttttcaGGAACAAGCAAGGAATCCAAGATAAGTACTGCTTACGAGGAGCAGAATGGGGTGTAGGAGATTGTTCAACAGCTGGTATGACGGATGATGAAAAAGATAAATTTATTGCAATGTTAAGGGAAAAAACAGGAATAACAGATTGAAAAACGTAGACTATGTTGAGTGTTCTCGATTGTTATTGAAAGGCACAATGTAGTAGTCTTTGAGTCACTAATGACACATTTGTTTAACCATACCATGTACTAGTTATTAGCAAAAACAATATGAATGTTTGTTTGAGTAAGCCCTGACAAACTGCAGTCTGAAAGAAATCAATGTCCGTGGTCAAGTCAGCAGAGCGAAACAATTGAACGAAAATGCTTCCTATTTAAACAAGAGATAACTATTTTGTTTATCTTGGAGGTCTCTTGTAATGCTGCAACCAGGCCGTTGTGCCGTGCACCTTTGATCTTTCAAGCCGACGTCTATCTCCTTTTCATTCCTAATGGAGTAATGGGTGCCAACATATTGTACGCTGCAGCTTATATTTAATCACCTCGTCTCTTCGATAAGCTAAGCTAAGATAGTCGTGCGTTGTTGAGGGAAAAGGAAGCATGTAGTCAAAGAAATTTTTTGAGAGAACATATAAAATATGTATAAGAATGTTGGTTCAGCAAATACGCAACAAAAGAACCAATATTGTATCCGGTCTGGAATAGACTGTCATACATATCTTAACACTTTCTACCAGCGAAAAGGCAGCCTGATTAATAACCAGCATTTTCGAACTCAGATCATTGACATTATCCGTGAACGATTTAACGAATTTGAATCTCATTGAATTctgatttcctggattttatACCAAAATTTTTACAGGAAAACCTGTTAACAGACTTGAACATTATGCCACGTTGGCAATTTTCCTTTCTTATAAAAGACCGAAAAAGGCTTACAAATTCACGAAACAGTATTATAATATTTTctgtttttgtatttcttctttgtCCTAACCGTAGATGTTCCTTTGAACTATCCTGTTTGTGCATCGAGGAACATCAACGGCTAATAACTTTGAAAGGATGTATCCCAGAGAGAGAGTCTTAAATTattgaatttttgtttttcatttttggaATTTTGATCTTCTGTATAGCAATTGCAGTTGTATAAATTTTCCAATCATTTTCAATAGTCTAAACCAATCACAGAGAAGAAAAGGTGCGGGTTTTGATCTTGGATTCCCCTCGAAAGGTTAGGGTTTTCGTCTTTTCCTTTTTTCTGTTCCTTTCCTTTTGCCAATCAGAATTCTCTTTAGAAATGATAGATTTGAGGTTGATTGGTGTAAGGTTTGTTGCTTTTTAGCTGAATTTTCATGATAAATCAGGGGTTTTATTAGTTTTTGCAATTAAACCGATATATTGATGATTGACATTTTGATGAACCTAAGAGAATTCTATCTATCTGTCGAGAAGTTATGTATGTGTGGTGATAGAAAGATCATATCTTTAGGAAAATTTCTCAGAGTTAggttttgattattgcttctgtTTGAGAATTTTAAGGAATTATGAACCCTTTTGCTTTCGTTACAGGAGTTTGAGCTCGATTCACTTAATTGCAGTTGAGGGCTGTAAAGGGGTGCAGTTTGGTTTAAAATTGTAAGAATTCAGCAGTCAGTGGGGTAGAtatttggtttttggaatttgtaAAATGTACCATCGTGTGCCGGCTGCGGCAGCAGCCACTGACCGGGGTGTGTTAGCGACAGATAGTGGAGAACTGGATTACGTTGTCTCGCTTGATCAAGTTCCTTGTTGGAGTGATGCCGAGCAGAGGTCTTCGTTGGCCTATGAGAATGATGATCCGTCAAACTTTTCTGATCCTTTAACGGCGTCTTCATCTGGGGCAGAGAATGGTGTTAATGGTTCAGTTTCAAGGTTTCCTGTTGATCATGAAATTAACTCAAAGATATACCTATGGCGTGGCAATCCGTGGAATCTTGAGGTAGATGCGGTGATCAATTCAACAAATGAGGTGACTATTACAATCTTTCTCCAACATTTTATCTGTGTCGTGTctcgttcaaaaaaaaaaagaagaatgtaAATAACATCTACCTAAAAGTAATGATTTTCCATTGAATTGCTAATTTCATTATCATGAGTTTGGAGCTGAGTGGTGACAAACGTTAAATTTGAAATACTTGCTAGTTTCTATCGTGCAAATTTGACTTGAAAACTAGTGTGGAAGAGAAGTTAATATTTGTTACATGGGTATTTGATTTACAGAATCTGGATGAAGCACACAGTAGCCCTGGTTTGCATGCCGCTGCTGGCCCTGGTCTGGCAGAAGAATGTGCGTCATTGGTAAGGGAAATATAGTAAAGATTTTTCCCTTTGCTAGATTGCTTCCAGTTTATTCATATGAACATGGTCTATATGACTTAAATTATGATTGTGTTAAACTCAACCATAACCAGAGATTACATAAGGCATGGGATTTTAGAGTTATTCTACGTATGTAATATGCAACACATAAACAATAGTACAAGtgtaattaaaaagaaaagagcAACCTTTAGCATTGCGTGTTTTCGTATGAGTACTAATATCAACTGAAATTATTTCTTTACAGGGTGGATGTCGTACAGGAATGGCAAAAGTTACCCATGCCTATGATCTTCCAGCCAGGTAATTCAATGGATCATGTTTATTGGTTCTTATTCTCAGTGTTTGCATAATTCCTTCCGTGGAATTTCTTTTGAAGCCAACTTTTATCAGAAAAGCTCATGTTTCCTGTCTGACATGTCAGGAGAATTATTCATACAGTGGGCCCCAAATATGCAGTAAAGTATCATACAGCAGCAGAGAATGCTCTGAGTCACTGCTACCGCTCCTGCTTTGAGCTTCTAATTGAAAATGGACTTCAGAGGTACTTTATTTGTGAACTCCGCTGATATTTTATGTTTTTAATCTGTCAAGAATGTTGAGCCCATGTTCTGTGACATAATAGAAACTTATCATTTTGTTATCGCAGCATTGCTATGGGATGTATTTacacagaaaataaaaattatcctCGTGAACCAGCTGCTCACGTTGCAATTAGTATAATTTCCTCCTTCATCTCTGTCCCTTGTGTGTTAGAATCTTATGGTGTTTTTTTTTAGCAAATGTTTAACGTCTTCTTTCAATTCTTCAGGGACTGTCCGAAGGTTTCTTGAGAAACAGAAAGATGGAATCACAGCTGTAGTTTTCTGTACTATTACTTCATCTGACACCGAGATATACAAAaggtgcttcttcttctttttttggttcTTTTGCACTCTTTCAAGAATTTGTTAAATTGACACCTATAAGTGGCTTATGGTATTCATCCTACTTCATAactgtttctttctttaatccgTTGCTTTATGCAGATTGCTTCCACTTTACTTTCCCCGGGATAAACATGAGGAGGAGGTGGCTTTGTCAAAGCTTCCTGCCGATGTTGGAGATGAGAATGGTGAGACAACTATAGACGAACGCAAAATCAGGATAAAACATTTGCCCATATTGACACCAGACTTTCCTAAATCCCCAATAACCCGTGAAGAACCTCCTGTTGCTGATCCTGGGTTGGCGTTGAGACGGTTAGTGAACTTACCAATTATTGTATATAAGTAAATCATCTCTTCAACCTCAATGTTTTTGTGTAAGCTGTATCCAAAATTCAGGACCTCTTTTTTGGTCTGAACTTGGTTATATTGATTATCAGTTAAGTAGTTCCACATCCTCTTTCTCTGATTGAGCGCCCACTTAAAGCTGCCCTTATCTATGTAGTTTAACTCATATATGCCCCTTTATCCTCTTTACATCTGTTATAATGGATGCTTCAAAATAAGTCTATTTTGATGGGATAATaatggatccttgctttcctttGTCTTTTTTGCCTTCCCTTTTACATTCTGTTTCGTGTTAATGACTTTCATCTCTGTGATTTAAAACAGGAACTCCACTTATTTGGATTCATATCTGGATCCTGTGTTTATGTCCTTAATTAAAGATCCAGACCAGAGGCGTGTGGAGCAATGGCAAAAAGCTGCTCAAGCACGAAATGGTTTCCATTTTTCTAAATTGCTTGGATTTGGTGATCTTGGTGGGCCTCCTTTGACAGCTGCTGAAGAATACTCCCTTCATTCCAGATATCTTGCTAAAGCAAATAACCTTACCCTTTCTGAAATTGCAGACATGAAAATCATGTAAAGTTTTCATCTTCCACTTGCATATGGTTGCTCATTCGACCTTATCATTTGTTCTAATTCTTACAGATTCCAAGTTGTAAATACTCACCATCTCTCGTTTTATTTCAGTTATCGTGGTGGAGTAGACAGTGAAGGGCGACCGGTAATGGTTGTCGTTGGAGCCCATTTTCTACTAAGGTGTCTCGATCTTGAGAGATTTGTGCTTTATGTGGTCAAGGTATACAGGTTATTTACTGCTCCAAATTTGAATCTATTTTCTTGCTAGAATATTATCTTGCACCTGCAGCATTTTTTTGTTTTGCACATATCGAGATCCAACGATTAAGATTGAATATACATTTGACCAAAATTTCAGGAGTTCGAGCCATTGATTCAGAAGCCATACACTATTGTTTATTTCCACTCCGCTGCTTCTTTACAACCGTAAGTAAATGTCTGACTTACAATTGCATAGAGTTTGAGTTCCTTGTCCTGGAATATATGTCAGAGTTCCTTTTCTGCCTACACAAGGATGGGGGAAATTGAATTGTAATATTGaatatggaaaagaaaaaaagattatcGTAATGTTCTTTTTCTGTTACTTACTTGCTATGATCAATTATTGTGGACAGTCAACCAGATTTGGGATGGATGAGACGGTTACAACAAATTCTTGGTCGTAAACACCAGCATAATCTGCATGTAAGGAATTGTCATGAAAAGTTAttgtttagaattcttacttcAAGTCTGATTTATTTCCTTGCTGCTGATCAGGCAATATATATACTCCATCCAACATTTGGACTGAAAACGGCAATCCTTGGTTTGCAAATGTTCGTTGATGGCGAGGTTCGTCATAACAACAATCTTTATTTTTCGTCTGTTGTTGAAATTCCACCAAACAGAGGAAAAAAGTATTATATTGTGCAATTGAAATCCTCATATTTAGGTCCGATTAAGATTGCTAAATCCCATCATATTTTGCAGGCATGGAAGAAAGTTGTGTACGTTGATCGTCTTCTGCAGCTATTCAGATATGTACCTCGTGAGCAATTGACAATACCCGATTTTGTTTTCCAGTTAAGTGCACTTGCTAATCTCATTGGGGTTCCATTCCATTACTTTTAATCTCTGTTCTGAATAACTCTTAAGATTAGTTCTTCTTGAAAGCAATCATGAAGTTGCAATATTTTCGactaatttcatttcattttcattGATAATCTAAAAGCAGATTACGGATTTCATCTTACTTTCGAATATATTTAACCCTTGTGCAGGCATGATCTTGAAGTGAATGGAGGGAAGGGTCTAATAGTAGACCCTAGAACTAAATATGTATATCCAAGGCCATAACTCTCTGAATGTGATTATTTCATACTCCTTTACTGTTTTTCGGGTGAAAATGGCATCTATCTATATTTTTCCTCTGTATAaaaagttttttattttgttctcCACCCACtttttttttcaatcaatttGTAACATCTGATCTGAGTGTTAGAAATATAAGGTCCCTATTCTTTTCTGCCTGTAAATTGAAAATAAGATGATTTGAGTTTTTACATGAATCTCCATTCTTTGCACTTCTGCAATACGAAAAGCACGAATGTCTAAACCGATAAGTTTCACAGGTTCGCCCAAACGCTTATAATGTCTGATTACTGAGTTAAATTTGTTCAAATCCAATTTCAAGATTAGGAATTTGTTCTTGTAGAAATGCACTGGTAAGgattagtaaatcaaatcaagttaaCACAGTCTTGAATGTGTTTTCTGTATCAACGTCAAAAGCGATGATGgataacccatccaaaatccaaAGAGATTGAAGTTTTGAATGAGTTTGTGGTGCACATTTTAACATTGCATCATATATATTGAACATTTCTTATCCCTTCTTCACAATTCATTTCATAACACAAGACATACAGAGAGAAACAGAAGTCATGATGAGTCTGGAAGCATGTTTCTTGACATCCAATTCATTCACCAAGACCTTAGATTTAGTCCCCTCAATCAAACAAAGAGTAAGATTACCCATTTCGCTTACTAAGAAACGGTCATTTACGCAGTCTCCACTTCGAATTGGCAGGAATTCTCATTACTCTTCTGTTACTTGTAAGTGAACCCTGAACCATATACTCTTCTCTGTGTTTAACAGTAATTCCGTTCACATTTATGCTTTGTGCCTTATTTTGATGATGAATTCGAACCATGTATACTCTTAAGCATCATTTTTTTATGTAATACGTTCCTTTAGTTGTAGATTGTGATTAAAAATGTTGTTCTCAAAATATAGGTTGCAATCTAGACCAACCATCATCGTCCGGTGATGATTACAAGCCTGCAGGTGAAGCTGACTGGCGATCATTCAGAGCGAGGCTTGTGGCAGTAGAACGTGCATCAAGGACAGACGAACCAAACACATGGGTCGATCCCGATACAGTAGAAGATCATCCTCCACACGTACCAATCGGAGACAAATGGGCACATTCCCTTCATGAACCCGAGACCGGCTGCTTACTCATCGCGACCGAAAAACTCGACGGGGTGCACATTTTTGAACGAACAGTTGTCCTACTCTTGTCAACAGGTCCAATGGGACCAACCGGAATCATTCTTAACCGGCCGTCTTTAATGTCTATCAAGGAGACTAGATCAACAGTTTTAGACGTAGGAGGTACATTTTCTGACAGGCCATTGTTCTTCGGAGGACCATTAGAAGAAGGGTTCTTTTTGTTATGTCCAGGCCTCAAACAAGGTGATAGCAGTGATGATGGGGTGGGAAAAAGTGGTGTATTTGATGAAGTAATGAAAGGTTTGTATTATGGAACCAAAGAAAGTGTGGGTTGTGCAGCTGAAATGGTGAAGAGATATGTAGTGAATTTGGGTGATTTTAGGTTCTTCGATGGGTATTGTGGATGGGAGAAGGatcaactgcaagatgaaatcaAGGCAGGTTATTGGACAGTTGCTGCTTGTAGTCCAAGTGTTATTGATTTGGGCAGTGTTGGGAGGATTGGATTGTGGGAAGAGGTTTTAGGACTTATGGGTCAAAGAAAAGTTTGGTGAAGGAAAAATGTGGACCTGACTGGGTAACTGTGCCTTAAAGTTTGatacttttaagggtcatgaaaGGGATAAATGAATCAATGAAACTATCCTCAAAGGCAAGGAGGACTGGAGGGGTCTATCTCTTTTCATGGTGACCCCAAGGAATGCTGCTATTTCATTTTCTGTACATTATACTGCAGTGGTATAGTATTAAAGTCTTTAATGATTGTATTAATTAATTTACTATTTCTAGTAGGTAATATTTGGAAGTAAAATTGGAGGAAAAGCCTGTTGTAATTTTTTCAATAAAATAATTTGTGCAATGTACTTGTGGTATCTGTGTCACAGCAAAAAAGAATTACAGAAAGCAAGATTTGCGTGATTCCCAGATGGGGAGGGCaagatatatattttttgttgAAT
Coding sequences within:
- the LOC113275867 gene encoding 26S proteasome non-ATPase regulatory subunit 10-like translates to MEMELDTSAPKTETINEEEFFKAASIFKSLTEKQLQTILSLRNEDGRSLLHVAASAGHVEVVKISSAADPSVSGVNSTDEEGWAPIHSASSIGNAEIVEILLKGGADVNIKNNGGRTALHYAASKGWLKVADVLISYHAKLNQKDKVGCTPLHRAASTGNSNVCELLIEEGADIDAVDRAGQTPLMTAVICENKEVAFLLIRHEADFDIEDKEGYTVLGRASDDFRPLLIDTAKAFNEVEG
- the LOC113275868 gene encoding uncharacterized protein LOC113275868, with the protein product MVSSCCIGFTNSISPLSSTFTISSKITNSQKNPSIAAVAQKPNSVLGSKWTSTSSSSSDFRGLLTVVPLAASMAVLFWTNPVNAGILSGFSGLESVPGPELPQIDFLNRFNEENQKKYAANDERFKSSDVLKEYLEKSKLNKEKNKQGIQDKYCLRGAEWGVGDCSTAGMTDDEKDKFIAMLREKTGITD
- the LOC113275870 gene encoding uncharacterized protein LOC113275870, whose product is MMSLEACFLTSNSFTKTLDLVPSIKQRVRLPISLTKKRSFTQSPLRIGRNSHYSSVTCCNLDQPSSSGDDYKPAGEADWRSFRARLVAVERASRTDEPNTWVDPDTVEDHPPHVPIGDKWAHSLHEPETGCLLIATEKLDGVHIFERTVVLLLSTGPMGPTGIILNRPSLMSIKETRSTVLDVGGTFSDRPLFFGGPLEEGFFLLCPGLKQGDSSDDGVGKSGVFDEVMKGLYYGTKESVGCAAEMVKRYVVNLGDFRFFDGYCGWEKDQLQDEIKAGYWTVAACSPSVIDLGSVGRIGLWEEVLGLMGQRKVW
- the LOC113275869 gene encoding protein GDAP2 homolog, which gives rise to MYHRVPAAAAATDRGVLATDSGELDYVVSLDQVPCWSDAEQRSSLAYENDDPSNFSDPLTASSSGAENGVNGSVSRFPVDHEINSKIYLWRGNPWNLEVDAVINSTNENLDEAHSSPGLHAAAGPGLAEECASLGGCRTGMAKVTHAYDLPARRIIHTVGPKYAVKYHTAAENALSHCYRSCFELLIENGLQSIAMGCIYTENKNYPREPAAHVAIRTVRRFLEKQKDGITAVVFCTITSSDTEIYKRLLPLYFPRDKHEEEVALSKLPADVGDENGETTIDERKIRIKHLPILTPDFPKSPITREEPPVADPGLALRRNSTYLDSYLDPVFMSLIKDPDQRRVEQWQKAAQARNGFHFSKLLGFGDLGGPPLTAAEEYSLHSRYLAKANNLTLSEIADMKIIYRGGVDSEGRPVMVVVGAHFLLRCLDLERFVLYVVKEFEPLIQKPYTIVYFHSAASLQPQPDLGWMRRLQQILGRKHQHNLHAIYILHPTFGLKTAILGLQMFVDGEAWKKVVYVDRLLQLFRYVPREQLTIPDFVFQHDLEVNGGKGLIVDPRTKYVYPRP